One Pseudomonas sp. FP1742 genomic window carries:
- a CDS encoding ABC transporter ATP-binding protein/permease, whose translation MNQNAEYSAVNDAVRGQFFRKVWAMTTPYWRSEEKGKAWTLLIAVIALSLFSVAISVWINSWYKDFYNALQKKDEAAFWQLILYFCGIAAVAILGAVYRLYLTQMLTIRWRAWLTEKHFARWLGSKNYYQLEQGGYTDNPDQRISEDLNKFTTNTLGLGLGLVRNIVSLVSFSIILWGVSGSIEVFGFTIPGYMFWCALVYAAVGSWLTHVIGRRLIGLNNNQQRFEADLRFSMVRVRENAESIALYNGEPNENRRLSSRFGLVWHNFWDIMKVSKRLTFFTSGYAQIAIIFPFMVAAPRYFAGKIELGELMQINSAFGNVQENFSWFISAYQDLAEWRATCDRLLSFRQAMTDNEERAPAIDVQNQGSALRVHNLGLDLADGRHLLTNADMTVEEGERVMLSGRSGSGKSTLLRAMGHLWPTGHGSIRLPTARYLFLPQKPYLPIGSLREALSYPQPGDTYPHERYVHVLETCRLPHLVSRLDEANHWQRMLSPGEQQRLAFARALLYAPQWLYMDEATSAMDEEDEASLYQALIDELPGLSIVSVGHRSSLKRFHPRHVRIENGHLVDQTVTA comes from the coding sequence ATGAATCAGAACGCTGAATATTCCGCGGTCAACGATGCTGTGCGCGGGCAGTTTTTTCGCAAAGTGTGGGCGATGACCACGCCTTACTGGCGCAGCGAAGAGAAGGGCAAGGCCTGGACGCTGTTGATCGCGGTGATCGCGCTGTCGTTGTTCAGCGTGGCGATTTCGGTGTGGATCAACAGTTGGTACAAGGATTTCTATAACGCCCTGCAGAAGAAGGACGAAGCAGCCTTCTGGCAGCTGATTCTGTATTTCTGCGGCATCGCCGCCGTGGCGATTCTCGGCGCGGTGTATCGGCTTTATCTGACTCAGATGTTGACCATTCGCTGGCGAGCCTGGCTCACCGAAAAGCACTTCGCCCGTTGGCTAGGCAGCAAGAATTACTATCAGCTGGAGCAGGGCGGTTACACCGATAACCCGGACCAGCGGATATCCGAAGACCTCAATAAATTCACCACCAACACCTTGGGCCTTGGCCTTGGGCTGGTACGGAACATCGTCAGCCTGGTGTCGTTTTCGATCATATTGTGGGGCGTGTCGGGCAGCATCGAAGTGTTTGGCTTCACGATCCCCGGTTACATGTTCTGGTGCGCGCTGGTTTACGCCGCCGTCGGCAGCTGGCTGACGCATGTGATCGGTCGTCGCTTGATCGGCCTCAACAACAACCAGCAACGTTTCGAAGCCGACTTGCGTTTCTCCATGGTGCGGGTCCGCGAGAATGCCGAGAGTATTGCGCTGTACAACGGCGAGCCGAATGAGAACCGTCGTCTGAGCAGTCGCTTCGGCCTGGTCTGGCACAACTTCTGGGACATCATGAAAGTGTCCAAGCGCCTGACTTTCTTCACCTCCGGCTATGCCCAGATTGCAATCATCTTTCCGTTCATGGTCGCTGCGCCGCGTTACTTCGCCGGCAAGATCGAACTTGGTGAGCTGATGCAAATCAACTCCGCGTTCGGCAATGTGCAGGAGAACTTCAGCTGGTTTATCAGTGCGTACCAGGACCTCGCCGAGTGGCGCGCCACCTGTGATCGTCTGCTGAGTTTCCGTCAGGCCATGACCGACAACGAAGAACGCGCGCCGGCTATCGACGTGCAGAATCAGGGCTCGGCGCTACGGGTGCATAACCTTGGTCTCGACCTGGCGGATGGTCGTCACCTGCTGACCAACGCCGACATGACCGTGGAGGAGGGCGAGCGCGTCATGCTCAGCGGTCGTTCCGGCAGCGGCAAGTCGACCTTGCTGCGAGCGATGGGGCACCTTTGGCCGACCGGCCACGGCAGCATTCGTCTGCCGACGGCGCGTTACCTGTTCCTGCCGCAAAAGCCCTATCTGCCGATTGGCAGCCTGCGTGAGGCGTTGAGTTATCCGCAACCGGGCGACACTTACCCGCACGAGCGTTATGTTCACGTGCTGGAAACCTGCCGCTTGCCGCACCTGGTTTCGCGTCTGGATGAAGCCAACCACTGGCAGCGCATGCTCTCGCCGGGTGAGCAGCAACGTCTGGCCTTCGCCCGTGCGCTGTTGTATGCGCCGCAATGGCTGTACATGGACGAGGCCACTTCGGCGATGGACGAAGAGGATGAAGCGTCGCTGTATCAGGCGTTGATCGATGAGTTGCCGGGCTTGAGCATTGTCAGCGTCGGCCATCGCAGTAGCCTGAAGCGTTTCCATCCACGGCATGTGCGCATCGAGAACGGCCATTTGGTGGATCAAACCGTGACCGCCTGA
- a CDS encoding FadR/GntR family transcriptional regulator gives MENPIDAPRLPRKRRSLAQELVTVLSEQIRDGQLKRGDKLPTESAIMDAHGVSRTVVREAISRLQAAGQVETRHGIGTFVLDTPSPSGFRIDPATVVTLRDVLAILELRISLEVESAGLAAQRRSPEQLAAMRAALDALNESVSHASDAVASDFQFHLQIALATGNRYFTDIMTHLGTSIIPRTRLNSARLAHDDQQHYMSRLSREHEEIYDAIARQDSDAARAAMRLHLTNSRERLRQAHEEAQAQG, from the coding sequence ATGGAAAACCCGATCGACGCACCTCGCCTCCCTCGCAAGCGCCGCAGCCTCGCACAGGAGCTGGTGACGGTGCTGTCCGAGCAGATCCGCGACGGTCAGCTCAAGCGTGGCGACAAGTTGCCCACCGAGTCGGCGATCATGGATGCCCATGGCGTCAGCCGCACCGTGGTGCGTGAAGCGATCTCCCGTTTGCAGGCCGCAGGGCAAGTGGAAACCCGTCACGGCATCGGCACCTTCGTTCTCGACACCCCGAGCCCGAGCGGTTTTCGCATCGACCCGGCGACCGTGGTGACCCTGCGCGACGTATTGGCGATTCTGGAACTGCGCATCAGCCTGGAAGTGGAATCCGCCGGCCTTGCCGCACAACGTCGAAGCCCCGAGCAGTTGGCGGCGATGCGAGCGGCGCTGGACGCGTTGAATGAAAGTGTCTCCCACGCCAGCGATGCCGTGGCTTCGGACTTCCAGTTCCACCTGCAAATCGCCCTGGCCACCGGCAACCGCTACTTCACCGACATCATGACCCACCTGGGCACCAGCATCATTCCGCGCACACGCCTCAATTCCGCGCGCCTGGCCCATGACGACCAGCAGCACTACATGAGTCGCCTGAGCCGTGAACACGAAGAAATTTATGACGCGATTGCCCGGCAGGATTCCGATGCGGCGCGGGCGGCGATGCGTTTGCATTTGACGAATAGCCGTGAGCGGCTGCGCCAGGCCCATGAAGAGGCGCAGGCGCAGGGTTGA
- the kdgD gene encoding 5-dehydro-4-deoxyglucarate dehydratase, whose product MNPQELKSILSSGLLSFPVTDFNAQGDFHRAGYIKRLEWLAPYGASALFAAGGTGEFFSLAASEYSEIIKTAVDTCASSVPILAGVGGSTRQAIEYAQEAERLGAKGLLLLPHYLTEASQDGVAAHVEAVCKSVKIGVVVYNRNVCRLTAPLLERLAERCPNLIGYKDGLGDIELMVSIRRRLGDRFSYLGGLPTAEVYAAAYKALGVPVYSSAVFNFIPKTAMDFYHAIARDDHATVGKIIDDFFLPYLDIRNRKAGYAVSIVKAGAKIAGYDAGPVRAPLTDLTGEEYEMLAALIDKQGAQ is encoded by the coding sequence ATGAATCCACAAGAACTGAAGTCCATCCTCTCTTCCGGCTTGCTGTCGTTCCCGGTCACCGACTTCAATGCTCAGGGCGACTTCCATCGCGCGGGCTATATCAAACGTCTCGAATGGCTGGCCCCATACGGCGCCTCGGCATTGTTCGCCGCAGGCGGCACCGGTGAGTTCTTCTCTCTGGCGGCCAGCGAATATTCGGAAATCATCAAGACTGCGGTCGACACCTGCGCCAGCAGCGTGCCAATCCTCGCCGGTGTCGGCGGTTCTACCCGTCAGGCCATCGAATACGCTCAGGAAGCCGAGCGCCTGGGGGCCAAAGGCCTGTTGCTGCTGCCGCACTACCTGACCGAAGCCAGCCAGGACGGCGTTGCCGCCCACGTTGAAGCCGTGTGCAAGTCGGTAAAAATCGGTGTGGTGGTCTACAACCGCAACGTTTGCCGCCTGACTGCTCCCTTGCTGGAGCGTCTGGCTGAACGTTGCCCGAACCTGATCGGCTACAAGGATGGCCTGGGCGATATCGAGTTGATGGTGTCGATCCGTCGCCGCCTCGGTGATCGCTTCAGCTACCTGGGCGGTTTGCCGACCGCCGAAGTTTATGCCGCGGCCTACAAGGCGCTGGGTGTGCCGGTCTACTCCTCGGCGGTGTTCAACTTCATCCCGAAAACCGCGATGGATTTCTACCACGCCATCGCCCGCGACGATCACGCCACTGTTGGCAAGATCATCGACGACTTCTTCCTGCCGTACCTGGACATCCGTAACCGCAAAGCCGGTTACGCGGTGAGCATCGTCAAGGCCGGGGCAAAAATTGCCGGCTATGACGCAGGCCCGGTGCGTGCACCGCTGACCGATCTGACGGGCGAAGAATACGAAATGCTCGCCGCGCTGATCGACAAGCAGGGCGCGCAGTAA